One Ignavibacterium album JCM 16511 genomic region harbors:
- a CDS encoding TonB-dependent receptor has protein sequence MRKLLLFFTLFITAFTIHCFAQTGKISGHVRDAETGEELIGANVIIEGTTMGAATNIDGYYSIINVPPGSYTIRASMVGYSPKTIQDVRVNINLTTELNITLSSSAIQTEEVVVVATQPIVRQDVSSSVVNLNIEEVKSLPVVSVTGIIGLQAGVQGLTIRGGGSDQTAFVVNGITLRDERDNTPYTGISFTSIEELQIQTGGFNAEYGNIRSGLINIVTKEGKKDKYSVSFIGRYRPAGRKHFGAAVNDPNSYWIKPYIDPDVAWTGTNNGNWDIYTQRNYAKFPGGWNAVSEALLSDSDPTNDLTPEAAQQVFLWQHRRELDIKKHDYDVDMSVSGPVPGGQSLGNLRFLVSYRQTREMYYIPLSKDSYQDFNGQIRLTSDIATGMKLSVEGLYGEQTGTNSSRSGGPGLFRSASGIASNIDWRSGASFTDARVYASDYWAPSKIITNMLGFKFTHVLSPQTFYEVLGSRVASKYDTNPGRKRDTRKLYNIGGVLFDESPIGYFSGVSSGIGSAMNMGLGYSNSRDSSKLATYTLKTDFASQVDKYNYVKTGFEFIYTDNNVNYGLIEPALPSSNSISAWHTFPKRLGAYVQDKLEFEGMIANLGIRLDYLDPGGDWYEYDPYNKALSGKFAGGLDTLLKKVSVEKQLNISPRLGVAFPITVNSKLYFNYGHFRSMPVPENLFLLRRSLSTFEVTRIANPSNPLPRTIAYELGYEQNMFDQFLLSIKGYYKDISDQPRLVTYISRNGAVNYSRPEPNSYADIRGFEIELRKNRGEWITGFFNYTYMVTTSGFFGLDIYYEDPALFRQRQTDTKLLYQNKPVPQPYARANIDIFTPDDWGPSLGGVKIFDKWRLNLLGTWSSGTFFSWTGPGAAQAGYENNFQWNDFYNLDLRLSKTFNFGRLEVELFMDMYNALNIRYMSYQAGFVDAQDYYDYMKSLHLPADKVKDFNYGNIPGDDNPGDFRKPGVEWQPLEYSNNIFTLSNPNTRAWYFDAQTSNYYQWDGNKWNKVPDSKVKEVLDNKAYIDMPNLHYTTFLNPRNVFFGIKFNFDL, from the coding sequence ATGAGAAAACTTCTACTGTTCTTCACCCTCTTCATAACTGCCTTCACAATCCATTGCTTTGCACAGACAGGAAAAATAAGCGGACATGTCCGTGATGCCGAAACAGGCGAAGAGCTTATCGGTGCAAATGTAATTATTGAAGGCACGACAATGGGTGCCGCAACGAACATTGATGGTTATTATTCTATAATCAATGTTCCTCCCGGCTCTTATACAATAAGAGCTTCAATGGTGGGTTATTCTCCCAAAACTATTCAGGATGTCAGAGTAAACATCAACTTAACTACGGAGTTGAATATTACATTAAGCTCTTCTGCAATCCAAACCGAAGAGGTTGTAGTTGTTGCAACTCAGCCAATTGTTCGTCAGGATGTTTCTTCAAGTGTTGTAAACCTGAATATTGAAGAAGTAAAAAGTTTACCTGTTGTTAGTGTTACAGGAATTATCGGACTTCAGGCAGGTGTTCAGGGTTTAACGATTCGTGGAGGCGGAAGTGATCAAACTGCATTTGTAGTTAATGGTATCACACTACGCGACGAAAGAGATAACACTCCATATACAGGAATAAGTTTCACCTCAATTGAAGAACTACAAATTCAGACTGGTGGTTTTAATGCTGAATATGGAAACATTCGTTCAGGTCTTATAAATATTGTAACCAAGGAAGGTAAAAAAGATAAATACTCTGTCTCTTTTATCGGAAGATACAGACCTGCCGGAAGAAAACATTTTGGCGCAGCTGTCAATGATCCAAATTCATACTGGATAAAACCATACATCGATCCTGATGTTGCCTGGACAGGAACAAATAATGGAAATTGGGATATCTACACTCAAAGAAATTATGCAAAATTCCCCGGTGGATGGAATGCTGTTTCCGAAGCTTTGTTAAGTGATTCAGACCCAACAAATGATTTAACACCAGAAGCTGCTCAACAAGTATTTTTGTGGCAACACAGAAGAGAACTTGATATTAAAAAACATGATTATGATGTTGATATGAGCGTAAGTGGTCCCGTGCCTGGTGGACAATCACTTGGAAACCTCAGATTTTTGGTTTCATACAGACAGACAAGAGAAATGTATTACATTCCGCTTTCAAAAGATTCTTATCAGGATTTTAATGGTCAGATAAGATTAACTTCTGATATAGCAACCGGAATGAAGTTGTCAGTCGAAGGATTATACGGTGAACAGACAGGAACAAACAGCAGTCGTTCCGGTGGTCCTGGTTTATTCAGATCTGCTTCGGGCATTGCTTCCAACATTGATTGGAGAAGTGGTGCTAGTTTTACAGATGCCCGTGTTTATGCTTCTGATTATTGGGCGCCAAGTAAAATCATAACCAATATGCTGGGTTTTAAGTTTACGCATGTTCTAAGTCCGCAAACATTTTATGAAGTGCTCGGCAGCCGTGTTGCATCAAAGTATGATACGAATCCCGGAAGAAAAAGAGATACAAGAAAACTTTATAACATTGGCGGAGTTTTATTCGATGAATCTCCAATTGGTTATTTCAGCGGCGTAAGTTCCGGAATCGGTTCAGCTATGAATATGGGACTCGGATATAGTAACTCAAGAGATTCAAGTAAACTCGCTACTTATACATTAAAGACAGACTTTGCCAGTCAGGTTGATAAATACAACTATGTCAAAACAGGATTCGAATTTATTTACACTGATAATAATGTAAATTATGGTTTGATTGAACCCGCACTTCCATCAAGTAATTCAATTTCCGCATGGCATACATTTCCAAAACGGTTAGGTGCATATGTACAGGATAAACTTGAGTTTGAAGGTATGATCGCAAATCTTGGTATCAGATTAGATTATCTTGATCCGGGTGGAGACTGGTATGAATATGATCCTTACAACAAAGCACTTTCCGGAAAGTTTGCAGGTGGTTTGGATACATTGCTAAAGAAAGTAAGCGTTGAAAAACAACTGAATATTTCACCGCGACTTGGCGTAGCATTTCCAATAACAGTTAACAGCAAACTTTATTTTAATTATGGTCATTTCCGTTCGATGCCTGTGCCGGAAAATTTATTCCTTCTTAGAAGATCACTTTCTACTTTTGAAGTAACAAGAATTGCGAATCCCTCCAATCCTTTACCAAGAACGATTGCTTATGAGTTAGGTTACGAACAAAATATGTTCGACCAGTTTTTATTAAGTATTAAAGGTTATTACAAAGACATAAGCGATCAACCGAGATTGGTAACTTATATCAGCAGAAATGGTGCAGTTAATTATTCCAGACCTGAACCTAACAGCTATGCTGATATCAGAGGTTTTGAAATTGAACTTCGCAAGAACAGAGGCGAATGGATAACAGGATTTTTCAACTATACTTACATGGTTACAACAAGCGGTTTCTTCGGACTTGATATTTATTATGAAGACCCAGCATTGTTCAGACAAAGACAAACTGACACAAAACTTCTTTATCAGAACAAACCTGTTCCTCAACCTTATGCCCGTGCTAATATTGATATCTTTACTCCTGATGATTGGGGGCCGAGTTTGGGCGGAGTAAAAATCTTTGATAAGTGGAGATTGAACTTGCTCGGTACTTGGAGTTCAGGAACATTTTTCAGCTGGACTGGTCCTGGTGCAGCACAAGCCGGTTATGAAAACAATTTTCAATGGAATGATTTCTATAATCTTGATTTAAGATTATCAAAGACTTTTAACTTCGGAAGACTTGAAGTTGAATTATTTATGGATATGTATAACGCACTTAACATTCGTTATATGAGTTATCAGGCAGGATTTGTTGATGCCCAGGATTATTATGATTATATGAAATCGCTTCATCTGCCCGCTGATAAAGTTAAAGATTTTAATTACGGAAATATTCCCGGAGATGATAATCCCGGTGATTTCAGAAAACCCGGAGTTGAATGGCAACCGCTTGAATACTCGAATAATATATTCACACTTTCAAATCCAAATACAAGAGCATGGTATTTTGATGCACAGACAAGCAATTATTATCAATGGGATGGAAACAAATGGAATAAGGTACCGGATTCAAAGGTTAAAGAAGTGCTTGATAATAAAGCATACATCGATATGCCCAATTTACACTATACAACATTTCTTAACCCAAGAAATGTTTTCTTCGGAATTAAATTTAATTTCGATTTATAA